The sequence acaggaggatgaggatgctGGCGAGACTGTTGTCAGCGGCGATGAGGTAATTTGTGATTTCAATGAGGGAGGTCTCTCTGCTGTGGTGTGCTCTGAAGCCAGATTGGAGGGGTTCGAAGAGATCGTGATGGGACATGTGACTCAGGAGCTGGGCAGCCACTCTGCTCTTTCCAGGATTTTACTGAGGAGATTGGGCGGTAGTTGTTGGGGTCATCCCGGTCAAGACCAGGTTTTTTGAGGGTTGGGATGACtacagtcattgtaaagctggtAGGCACCACTCCACTCTCCAGTGAGGTATTAATTATGTTGGCCATTGTATGGCATGAGGTGGGGAGACATGCCTTGACAAGGGTGGTGGGCATTGGGTCCTGTTTGCTTGTCTTGTCCATTCATGATGTTTTGCAGCAGAAGCCAGTGAGTCTAGTTCTCATCTGCTGACCCCTGGCCAGGAGCTGCTCACGGAAACGTTCTGTCATCAAGAAGTAAAAGATGGGGTTGATGACGCTGTGTGCGTAAGCTATCGGCCTTGTTATGATGTACACCACCTCGATTTTCACAATGGTGCATGTGGACATACTGCCAACCAGCAGTCGTGTAAGGATGCGTATGTTCCTCATGATGTGGTATGGCAAGTAGAGGAGCAGGAACATGTATGCCGCTGCCCTCACTACACGCAGTGGCCTCCTGAATGAGGTTACCCGCTGCTGGAAGGCCTTCTCCTGAGTCTTCAGCATGGAGGCGATCTTCTGAGTGCTCCAGAAGAGGACCACCAGGGGCAGGATGTACCCCACGACAGTCAGACCCAAGCTGTAGCCCAGGAAGTCCCAGGACCTCGAGAGGCTGGCAAAGTCATGGCACACGGTGCCGTTCCAGCGGGCGTTGTCCTTGATGGCGTAGTAGACCAGAGGGGTCATCTCGAGGTTGACGAGGAGCCAGGTGAGGATGGAGATGCGGATGGCCATGCGTGGTGTCAGGAGGATGTGGCCGCGAGCAGGGTGGCAGAGCAGCAGGTAGCGGTCCAGACTGACCAGAGCCATGAAGAGGACGCTGGCGTACATGTTGACGAAGAGGATGTAGCGGTTGAGAACACAGTTGACAGGAGATGTTTCTTCCATGTTGTTGGCGTACAGGTAGGAGAGGCGGGGCAGAGCGCACACACAGATGATGTCGGACACCGCCAGGTTGTACAGGTAGACATTGGTACTCCGCCATTTCTGCAGGCACAGCGGGTAACCCAGGACGACCACTAGGTTACCCAGGAAACCCAAGGTAAACTCCAGGGCGTACATAGGACAGAGGTAGTACTTCATGAGGACGTCGTCCAGTTCCGTACAGCTATCCGCCTgtcacaagaaaaaaaaaacagtatctgGGCaagggcgcctgcaggaataaatgtgaaTAAATGCACACCCAtcaatcccacccccccccccctcccccaatcccaattatttgtccatttcccaaGAGCAAGTTTGTGCATTGCTCAGCTAATAATGCAGCCTACAAAGTACTTTATTAGACAATAACCACTCCAGCGGGAGAAGCATTAATCCATTTTGCGCACGCATTGTCCTAAGAGTAACATATGCATGCATTGTAGCATGCAGATAGCATTACCCCTCTGGCCTTCCCACTACCCTTTTAAAGCTTCCTCCTCTCAGGCATAGGCCAGGTGAACATCTCACCTGATAGGCACATCAACGTAGAGGTAACAGGTAGCCAAAACTGGTAACCAAAACAAAAGACATTTAACTGTAAATTTCATAACAGATAAATACACTCAGAGTAAAGACCTTGACCGACATAATTTTTAGGTAGGAAAGTAAATAATCATCCAGTTATTAT is a genomic window of Alosa sapidissima isolate fAloSap1 chromosome 15, fAloSap1.pri, whole genome shotgun sequence containing:
- the LOC121684639 gene encoding succinate receptor 1-like — protein: MADSCTELDDVLMKYYLCPMYALEFTLGFLGNLVVVLGYPLCLQKWRSTNVYLYNLAVSDIICVCALPRLSYLYANNMEETSPVNCVLNRYILFVNMYASVLFMALVSLDRYLLLCHPARGHILLTPRMAIRISILTWLLVNLEMTPLVYYAIKDNARWNGTVCHDFASLSRSWDFLGYSLGLTVVGYILPLVVLFWSTQKIASMLKTQEKAFQQRVTSFRRPLRVVRAAAYMFLLLYLPYHIMRNIRILTRLLVGSMSTCTIVKIEVVYIITRPIAYAHSVINPIFYFLMTERFREQLLARGQQMRTRLTGFCCKTS